One window of the Rhipicephalus sanguineus isolate Rsan-2018 chromosome 4, BIME_Rsan_1.4, whole genome shotgun sequence genome contains the following:
- the LOC119390890 gene encoding uncharacterized protein LOC119390890, whose translation MAPPNQHEYDDNVNAAKFGDYKFFVPPLPAQLNTLNTAYLHCDPEVRPYIFADFVDEFERLSILGNIRACGPYLRNHFWEVCFKTPDDRLRLLEARELEVKRRKCFVIDPQAKYIHVILHWVPRDVTVKCVRKVLRRFGRVCPMEPELKFAEKPQNPEWGTLFASITLKEGLSTDNFPHKVSFKNGMASLAVVVGGTPTCLRCSQKGHLRKYCRAPQCGLCARVGHFDFECGNDNVALAAPAAEVADAQPADAPRVEAAPGADYVGVESVERSSPAASESVAESEAMDVTCDQAAPDSPGRAEPLRDVTAGGDHAFAEGSLSVSAASESIAESHTESMDLTHDEATPGTSSGVELRREVLAGGDRAEASQSAPAASESSSEDAGSQSEAMNASGDEAEPGPSAKEQSSKAKSYLRKYKPKKKKKKKRQKKST comes from the exons ATGGCGCCGCCCAACCAGCATGAGTACGACGATAATGTGAACGCCGCCAAGTTTGGCGATTACAAATTTTTTGTACCACCTCTACCGGCGCAGCTGAATACACTCAACACCGCTTACCTTCACTGCGACCCAGAAGTCCGGCCGTACATATTTGCGGACTTCGTGGACGAATTTGAACGTCTTTCTATCCTGGGGAATATCAGAGCATGTGGACCGTACCTAAGAAACCACTTCTGGGAGGTGTGCTTTAAGACACCAGACGACCGGTTGCGGCTCCTCGAGGCTCGGGAACTTGAGGTGAAACGAAGGAAGTGCTTCGTTATCGACCCACAGGCTAAGTACATCCACGTTATTCTCCATTGGGTGCCGCGGGACGTGACCGTCAAGTGCGTTCGTAAGGTGCTCAGGCGCTTCGGCCGAGTCTGTCCGATGGAACCAGAACTCAAATTCGCGGAAAAGCCGCAGAATCCCGAATGGGGGACACTGTTCGCTAGCATAACTCTCAAGGAGGGCCTATCTACTGACAACTTTCCGCACAAGGTGAGCTTCAAGAACGGCATGGCGTCTCTGGCCGTCGTAGTGGGCGGCACCCCGACGTGCCTGCGATGCTCCCAGAAGGGGCACTTGCGCAAGTACTGCCGCGCTCCGCAGTGCGGTCTCTGCGCACGTGTCGGCCACTTCGACTTCGAATGTGGCAACGATAACGTCGCCCTGGCAGCGCCAGCGGCTGAAGTCGCGGATGCACAGCCAGCAGACGCGCCCCGTGTCGAGGCGGCACCTGGAGCGGACTACGTCGGCGTCGAGTCTGTCGAGAGGTCCTCTCCGGCAGCGAGCGAGTCGGTCGCCGAGTCTGAAGCCATGGATGTGACCTGCGACCAAGCGGCACCCGATAGTCCGGGCAGAGCAGAACCGCTGCGCGACGTCACCGCTGGTGGCGACCACGCCTTCGCCGAAGGCTCTCTGTCAGTGTCTGCAGCGAGTGAGTCAATCGCCGAGTCCCACACGGAATCCATGGACCTGACCCACGACGAAGCAACGCCTGGAACTTCCAGCGGAGTGGAGCTTCGGCGCGAAGTCCTTGCTGGTGGCGACCGCGCCGAGGCTTCTCAGTCAGCGCCGGCAGCGAGTGAGTCGTCCTCTGAAGACGCGGGGTCGCAGTCGGAAGCCATGAACGCGTCGGGCGATGAAGCAGAGCCCGGACCTTCGGCCAAAGAGCAATCGAGCAAGGCAAAGTCTTATTTGCGCAAGTACAAGcccaaaaagaagaagaagaagaaaaggcagAAGAAGAG CACATAG